The Eleutherodactylus coqui strain aEleCoq1 chromosome 10, aEleCoq1.hap1, whole genome shotgun sequence genome contains the following window.
cagaatgatggggaaattgTAGTTGTTATTTGCATAAGGCCGCAACACAAAAAGAAAGTGAAGGGGTCTGAGGACTTTGCCGACCTACTAAGGTGTTGTCAGCCAGCAGTCGTCGCTCTTCTTACGACCACcaacaagatggccgccggggctCTGCCTTTCTTACCAGGCACGGACTGAGTTAAACGTGTATTTTTCATACCTCCTCCGGAGCGACCGCCTCCCTGTCAAGTACGGGGTGCGGCAGGGACAGCGGCCGGCCAAGTTGAGGTCAGCCAAGATCGCACGGTAACATGCAGCCAATTGAGAATGATGACCCAGCCCGGCTCCGGGGGGAATAGCTTTAGTTTATAGAAACCAGGAACGGAAGAGTAAGCATTCCCTGGAAAACGAAACGCTCGTTACTGCGACGGAGACGGAGAAATATACAGTCCTGACATTCCTCTCCCGCCTCGGGGACCGCAGCAAAATAACTCCGAGATTTGCACATTCAGCGCTTTAAACTGATATTAAGGAAGGAAAACCACAAATAGCGGATGGCGTCCCGTCATAAATCAGGAGATTCTAGGAAAGCTGCGGAGCTCCCAGGGCAGAAAACGACCCCCAAACACCCAAGGGGGGTCCTGTAATGCGGAAGGAAAGGGGGGACCGGGCGCAGAATGAGTCCCCTCATTGGGTTCCCTGAAGGTCGGAGCCCCCAACCTTGTTCCTCCCCACCTTGATTAGTCGATAACATTAGCCGTTCGTCTCTGGTGACTTTTTGCAGCCCCGAACCTCGTACTTTGCGCTTCTGTGGATTTATTGCCTATTTTCAAGCTTGTATTAACCCTTCTGCTTGTCGCCCGACTGCCTCCTCCCTTCAGCCGCCCTTACTGCGCCGATCTCCCCGTCTGACTGTCCTAGTCGTTGCCTGTTGCTGATGACGTGTATTCTTTGTCTTCCTGTAGTTTGAGAATGAGACGGCCCTGAGCCTGTATGAGACGTGCAAGGTGCGCACCATCAAGGCCGGGACCCTGGAGAAGCTGGTGGAATACCTGGTCTCCGCGTTTAAAGGCAATGACTCCACCTACGTCACCATCTTCCTGTGCACCTACCGGGCATTCGCTACCACGAAACAGGTCCTGGACCTGCTGCTGAACAAGTGAGTGTCAGACCTGCAAGGACCCTTTAAGAGGAAGCCACACTGTCTTTACACCATCCGTTTCACTCATGGACTTGGGCAGTGTCTGCAGGTCTGCGGACCCCAACTCTTGAGTACATGAGGCTCCTGAGTTCTGATCCGGAGACCTGCAGTCTAGGGATACATTTGATGTTTTCACCAGGAGCTTTACGGCTGCATGCGCCAAGCCTGCGCCATATCCTTACCTTGCCCCTCCCGTGAGGAAGGTTTGTAGGACTGTGGAAAGCTGTTCCCAATTAGCTGACAAGCCCGCATTCAGCTAATCACATCTTTGGGGGGGCCGGGGAAAAATAAATTGTCTGCCGCAGGTCGCCTCGTGTAAATGGAATGTGCCGCCAACAGAACCGTATGGGAGGCGAACGATCGTACGTGTGATCGCTCTTCCCCCATATGTTCTTTATCAGCCTATGCATAGGCCAAGTAAACGAGCGCTGATCTCATTGATTGGCACTCATCGTCGGGATGACATGAAAAAGGAGGCTTGGTGCAGTAATTATATTGATGACGAGCGCCAAGGTGACCCCCAACACACGAGTCACTGCGGAGGGGGTCCACATCTGAGGCCCTACAGGGGTCACCAGTCGGTTGTTACAGTGGCTCTAATACATAGTCGTATGTTAAATAAAACTGCTTGTTTCTTCTTTAAGGTTCGGGCGTCTGCACCCTCAGCTCAATGGCGAACACTCCCATAATACCATCGATGATCGACTCGAGCTGAAAAAGTAAGTTTGAGCAGCAACCATCTGCGGCTGATAATCCTCCGCAGGCCTTTTGGCCTTCACCCAGAAATGCAAGATGTTCCTGCAGGAGGAGAGATCTGGACCCCTTCACCACCCCGGATCACCGCAGAGTAACAGCAGACACTTTATCTATCATGGTTAGCTGACATTAAAGGGACATTTCCCTGCAGGCGGCCTTGTGAAGGGGAATAcagtctattgctccctgttatcagccatttcaggctgGGGAGTAGCTAGCTGTAATTTTGGCATGAGTAACAAGTGCAAAATCCTCCCTGCCCCCAACATTCAATACTTCATCGCATCTGCAGTACTGGTatggactgatatcagccgctcctctcacatcagtactggagcgttataggaggagcagctgatatcagtcacatatatgatgtaaccTCTCTGGAGGTTATTAGCTGCTCCTCCTTATAACGCTCAAGCACTGCTATAACCTCCAGGGGCCTTTACATcacatatgtgactgatatcagccgctgcaCTATTATAAGCTGCTAGTTTTAGGTCTACCGGCCCTTTAATAGACATGTTTCACGTGTGATTAGCACAATTATAAACTTCTGCTTATCGGCGATAAATATCGATTGTTCTTCTTGTGGAAGTCCTTTTTGCAAAATGCAGGAACTTTCCAGACTAAGAACAGagtccctccctcctctctcctgtCTGTAAGATCaaagagcaggagaaggagacgCCGAATCCACACGGCTTCCCAAGAAGCTCCTCCTCCTTTGAGTCCAGACAGCGTCCTGAgaagctcctccccctgcaggcttATCACATAATCTTGTCTGACCCTCTGCTGCACTACATACACGGCTAATCAGTCCCCCATGAAATGAAAGCACAAGGAATGACAATTGCATCATCCCCATACTAAACCGGTGGTGTAGGAGTGTGAACCcgcagagctgacactctacagcagACTGCATGGCATTAACGAAGCCTGTCTCTTCTTTCCAGCACCATCTCATCCATCCTGGGGGCCTGGCTGGATCAGTATTCGGAGGATTTTCGGCAAGCGCCGGATTATGTGTGTCTGAAGCAGCTCATTGCATATGTACGGCACAACATCCCAGGCTCCGATCTGGAGCGCAGAGCTCGCAATCTATTGTCACAGTTCCAGCGGCAGCAAATCAGCGAGTTGGAGCAAGATGGTGAGTTAGACAACTTTTGTAATGGCTGCCACTGCTGACACTAGTAGTTCATCGCTGACCTCACCTTCCCTTTGTGCTTTACAGTCGTGGACCACACAAGCTGCACGTTCCGGCTGGTGGAGGAGAGCGCTCTCTTGGAAGGGAAGCAGGACTTCCTGTCGTTCCGACAGGACATGGTGGCAGAACAGTTTACAGTCATGGATGCTGTGAGTTCTCCAATGTTTTTGCTTTGGGCGTCCTCTATTGAGGGGTGTCAACATGAAGTGAACCCTATCTGGGTCTGCCTCGCTATGCTCAGGATATAATATGGCTGCCTGCTTTCATTAGATGCACCATAAGGGTCAGAGCTCCCCTTggtctgatacagagctccaaatcccctgcagagGCATAGAGCTACATGATAAAGatctgtctgcctgcagccaccactagagggagctcactgtatataaACTCCTCAACACTGAAATGACATGGCAAAGAAGGAAAAGTCATGCAATTATCGAAACTGCAGATCGATAGACGTGTTCATGATATGTGAATGatgacaaatggaaatatatttgATACCCTTGAAGCCCCTCATTTGTTTATCTTAGCGCCACCTTCAGCTTCCTCAGTTTACAGCTCGTTCTTCTTGATGTTGCAGTTTCAGTGTTGAGGAGTTTACGTTGCACTCAATAATAGAATTGTATGCAGACGGCTCCCTCTAATGGTGGCTGCAGGAAGTCAGAACTTCAGCATTTAACCCTGTCCATGCTGTGCATTGGAGCTTTGTAATCCAACGGTGGAGCTCTGATTTGTAGAGATATGGATCTAATGGTGAGAAGAGTTTAGATTTGCTGGAAAGGTCCGTCTTGGATTGACATTTCCTGCTGGAGTTCTACGTCTGACTATTCGTTCTTCATCTGTTGTAGGACCTTTTTAAGAAAGTGGTGCCCTATCACTGCCTGGGTTGTATCTGGTCCCAAAGAGATAAGAAGGGCAAAGAGCATCTGGCGCCTACGATTCGCGCCACCGTCTCTCAGTTCAATAGTGTCACCAACTGCGTCATCTCCACGTGCCTGAGCGACCGGTCGCTGAAACCCCAGCAGAGAGCGAAGGTGGTGGAACGCTGGATAGACGTGGCCAGGGTACGTGCGCTCAAGTCTCCTTACCAAATATGTTGGATCATGAAGTGTTGGGGACCTTTGTGAATTACACCCTCTTGTCTGCAGGAATGTCGCATCCTAAAGAATTTCTCATCCCTCCGCGCCATTCTGTCAGCCCTCCAGTGCAACGCCATCCACAGGCTAAAGAAGACCTGGGACGAGGTGTCACGGTGAGCACACTATACTTGTTGTGTATAGGTTCTCGGGGCATACTGGGagttgtatttaaaggggttgtccagagttgGAAAATCATGGcttctttcttccaaacacagcgccacctttgtccatagggctgtgtgtggtaatgcagctcagatccattaaagtcaatgggagctgagctgcaataccagatacaacccatgaacaagggtggcgctgtgtttagaTGAAGGCAGCCATGCTTTTATAACCCTGGACATCTGCTTTAAGCATCAGCCAGAGGTTGGGGACCACGACTTTGTGGAGCAGCACATAACATGCAATATTCCAATTATTTCAGGGAGAGTCTCAGGACGTTCACAGAACTTTCCGAAATCTTCTCCGACGAGAACAATCACTCGTTAAGCCGCGAGCTGTTGATAAAGGTGAGGAAGGGTCTTCATGATGTGTGGAAATATCCTTGTCCTCTACGGagatttaaagcgaccctccagtccggacacacaaagatggccgcaccgctttcCCCACTACATGATGCACAGTGCGTATTATGCATTGgtaatctaagacactacagactgctcacatgggcagcaccgaccaatcacagcagcacgtagtgtcttagactaatgggCAGTCCGAGAAGTGGTGCCACCATGTTATTTTCTCCGGGGCTGGAGGGTCACTTTCAAGGGTTgtacaagattaaaaaaaaaatttgcagaatgggactgagctgtataACACATGCAGGCTGTGCACAAAAGTGTTTTTGAAAGTAAGCCGCCCTTTTTCTTCACTTCttctgtacaatccctttaagatggGCATTACACACCGCTGCGGGTCACACACTGTTAAATGGACAGGCCGCTCATTTTTGCTTCCCCTTTAAGGATTGTGTGTTGCAGCTGAAGATCCTCCAGTATTTTTTGCCCTCTGTCATATGTGTGGGGCGCCCCTGATAGGATTCACGTGTACAAGCCAGACACGTCTGCAGGCTGCTGTTATGATGTCACTGCCCTTATCAGCGAGGAATCCCTCAGCACACGCCTTAACACATGGGGCCAAGCACACGTTCAATGTGTCAGACCGGGCGCGCTGGCGAATATCACAGATACTCCTGTGTGGGAGGCCGAGGGATTCCCTCCTCTTATCTCAAGCACAAACATCAGCGCAGATCGCTCCGGCATCCAGTAATACAACCACGTCAATGCCAGCTGACCTCAAGCGGGCACCAAAAACAAATTGCCAGTCACATTCTAGCGTCTACATTCCCAGAATTCCCGATGGCAGCTGCACCTTTAAATCCCTGTTTCACAGCCGGAGCCTCGCAATCCTCGCCATCATCCTATTCCTGGCCCTATAACAAGCCTGGGATTGGTCACGAGGATTCCACCTATTATTGCCAAGTGCTTCAAACCACAAAACAATTGCTTGCACATACTTTAGATTGCATCTCACCCATCCGGCGTTCTGTCAAGCAAACAATGCGTGGGAAGGCGTGGCCTGCCGCATGATTCAATGGCCCTAGGCCGCAATCGGCACCTATACAGATGTCCGCAATCTACCGGGAATGCAAAGTCATTTTTAACCCACCCTCGCATTGTGAAGAGTGCTGGTTATTATTGTCTGCGGCATCCGTAACCCTTTGTTACCCTTTTTCCTTTACAGGAAGGCACTTCCAAATTTGCAACCCTGGATATTAATCCTAAGAGGGCGCAGAAGAGACACCAACAGCAGAGGGAGATGGTAAGTGGCTCCTCAGCCTTCCCGATTATCCTACATAGACATTTATATAGATTCCTTACTGATGTGCGCAGTGTAGGCAGTGCAATATGAAGATTGTTGACTTGGATAtctgccctctagtggtgacttgTAGTAGTGCTaatttttccttattttgcttttTGTACAGGGTGTCATGCAAGGAACCATTCCTTACCTCGGCACATTTCTTACGGACCTGGTGATGCTGGACACCGCTATGAAGGACTATTTAGAGGTCAGTTTTCTTGATACGTAGactgaacggcccctttattagaccccggcCCTCTTGCAATTGGTGCTTCCTCGTATGgacattctccccgtgaccccggaggataaaatcacgtgacaagttttccgtggatcagtttcagtgaatCCATATAAGATGggagaatccagcgatcggagcgacttctaaCAAGGcacggtcatcggtgctagactagccggggtctcgcTGCTAACCGCTGGTGGTTTCTTGTGTAACGGTGTGGGGAGTATAcggagaatggcgcgatcaaggaaaaATATGCAGagaaaggagatcctgtggatggaaacaacccaaaaggggtcggaggaggatgtcaggaatcgttctgaccaacaggctgcacagtcagctgaatacaacgctggagctccaactaacgtgtccgaacgcacaacgcGCCGTTCCTCCCCACAGATCagatataacagcaggcgaccagttcagcGGCGTTAAGGCTGTGTTCTCACGGTACGgatatgctgtggaatgtccggtGTACAACCTGCAGCGTTTTGAAATCCCAGCTTAATGAATGAGTTTTAGTGATGTTTCGTCTAAAACATCCGCTGTGTAATTATACTTGTTGAGTGGATTTAAATGTTGCGGAAGAGCAATGTATAAGCATCGTCCCTGCAGGCTCCACAGCCGACTGTAACATAGAAGTAATATAGAGGAACGTAGCGGAAAATCCGCATGAATGAACGGAAATCAAAATTGCACTAAAATCGCACCATTAGCTGagaaaaaagcctgaaaaatgcaaaaaacccaGCAGCTTTATCTTGTGGATTTCAGGACGGCTTATCAACTGccctgcggacattctgcagcgtatccgtcctgtgtgaacatgaccgaagaacagaaaggagagactccagcgggcaaaagagcgcaaaacttgtatcactgagcagcggagaaacatctcctggtcagatgggtccagatctctgttgctgatgggaggtcagaatttggcgcaagcagcatgaatcgctgaccccttcctgtcagccggtcagaacatgtcagcaccgccatctaatctgcagcaactacaagaaacttcctgtccgcaggggccgatattcctgcagaactatgaactgctgcagttctgaaggaccGACGTGCATCTAGATAGGGGTCTAGTAAAGGGGCCGCTCCGTGTACATCCTGTCGAGTACTTAGAGTATCAATATGCTCGCAGATGCCTTGTCTGTACTAATACATCCCCATCTATCCGCAGGGCGGCCTTATAAACTTTGAAAAGAGACGGAAGGTGAGAAGCTTCTTCTCCAGTCTGATTGTTCACCATCTGTTTTATTATAGAATTTGCGCTGTTTTTGTTCCTTTTGGTCTGACTTGTACATTTTTGTGCTTCTATAAGGAGTTTGAGGTCATCGCTCAGATAAAGCTGCTGCAGTCGGCCTGTAACAACTACAGTTTTATCCCCGAAGAGGCGTTTGTCGAGTGGTTTCACAGCGTGGAGCGGCTGACTGAAGCGGAGAGGTGAGCTGATGAGGAGTAGATGTTATCAGATCGCTGCCGTATAAGGCGACTGTCCCTTATGTTCTCATCTAAAGCAGTGTCCCCCAACTCGagtcctcggggaccgccaacaggtcatgttttcaggattccctcagtgttgcacaggtgatgtcattattgccgatgcctcagacattgccatgggtgttcttactataggatatcctgaaaacatgacctgttggtggtccctgaggactggagttggggaccccgaTCTAAAGGACATAAATATTAGATCATTTGTCTCATACTTCGGCAACCGCTGATCCCAGATGACAGGAAGCTTACTGTAATGGTCCCGCTGTTAACTTGTGGTGTTTCTTGCGCTGCAGCTACAGCCTGTCCTGTGAGATCGAACCTTTATCCGAATCTGCAAGCAACACTCTAAAGGCCAAGAAAAACACCGGGATCATCAAGCGATGGAGCGAGTGAGTAGCCCACAGATTTGAAGGGGTTGTATCATAATTTTAAGTTATCCCCTCTCCACGGGATAAGGCataatttgctgattggtggtCTCACCACTGATCTGCAGAGCGGGACTCCCATGTTCTGTTTTGCCTGTAATTGCGGAGTCACTTCTACCCCCCCAGTGACGTGGGCATGAAGGGAGCGCTGGC
Protein-coding sequences here:
- the RALGDS gene encoding ral guanine nucleotide dissociation stimulator isoform X5; this encodes MEQKAAFTLQKALLQPVKMCMLDMPLLLDQESSAQEIGEELDDGVIYSISLRKVQLHHTANKGQRWLGVSRVPSPMGTAEGGLAGPRDTTFENETALSLYETCKVRTIKAGTLEKLVEYLVSAFKGNDSTYVTIFLCTYRAFATTKQVLDLLLNKFGRLHPQLNGEHSHNTIDDRLELKNTISSILGAWLDQYSEDFRQAPDYVCLKQLIAYVRHNIPGSDLERRARNLLSQFQRQQISELEQDVVDHTSCTFRLVEESALLEGKQDFLSFRQDMVAEQFTVMDADLFKKVVPYHCLGCIWSQRDKKGKEHLAPTIRATVSQFNSVTNCVISTCLSDRSLKPQQRAKVVERWIDVARECRILKNFSSLRAILSALQCNAIHRLKKTWDEVSRESLRTFTELSEIFSDENNHSLSRELLIKEGTSKFATLDINPKRAQKRHQQQREMGVMQGTIPYLGTFLTDLVMLDTAMKDYLEGGLINFEKRRKEFEVIAQIKLLQSACNNYSFIPEEAFVEWFHSVERLTEAESYSLSCEIEPLSESASNTLKAKKNTGIIKRWSDRQPPSSEPCASVSSHSKSFDQLKSSPLLCGSDATDSVSVTSAGSSSSDVEEINISFVPESPDCQEKKVREEQPKDPAAQATERCAPLGFWESTSLSSLDTSGIGSGSSSASSSSVSSTPVSASRTHKRSVSGISSYSSLSLPLYNQQIDDCCIIRVSLDVDNGNMYKSILVTSQDKTPVVIRKAMAKHNLDGERAEDYELVQIISEERELKIPDNANVFYAMNSGANYDFILKRRGFSKGVKIKHGSSSTLPRMKQKGLKIAKGIF
- the RALGDS gene encoding ral guanine nucleotide dissociation stimulator isoform X4 yields the protein MNVRPAPPKKDNLYLSYLAKVLESFCLRVPVPGMSSAQEIGEELDDGVIYSISLRKVQLHHTANKGQRWLGVSRVPSPMGTAEGGLAGPRDTTFENETALSLYETCKVRTIKAGTLEKLVEYLVSAFKGNDSTYVTIFLCTYRAFATTKQVLDLLLNKFGRLHPQLNGEHSHNTIDDRLELKNTISSILGAWLDQYSEDFRQAPDYVCLKQLIAYVRHNIPGSDLERRARNLLSQFQRQQISELEQDVVDHTSCTFRLVEESALLEGKQDFLSFRQDMVAEQFTVMDADLFKKVVPYHCLGCIWSQRDKKGKEHLAPTIRATVSQFNSVTNCVISTCLSDRSLKPQQRAKVVERWIDVARECRILKNFSSLRAILSALQCNAIHRLKKTWDEVSRESLRTFTELSEIFSDENNHSLSRELLIKEGTSKFATLDINPKRAQKRHQQQREMGVMQGTIPYLGTFLTDLVMLDTAMKDYLEGGLINFEKRRKEFEVIAQIKLLQSACNNYSFIPEEAFVEWFHSVERLTEAESYSLSCEIEPLSESASNTLKAKKNTGIIKRWSDRQPPSSEPCASVSSHSKSFDQLKSSPLLCGSDATDSVSVTSAGSSSSDVEEINISFVPESPDCQEKKVREEQPKDPAAQATERCAPLGFWESTSLSSLDTSGIGSGSSSASSSSVSSTPVSASRTHKRSVSGISSYSSLSLPLYNQQIDDCCIIRVSLDVDNGNMYKSILVTSQDKTPVVIRKAMAKHNLDGERAEDYELVQIISEERELKIPDNANVFYAMNSGANYDFILKRRGFSKGVKIKHGSSSTLPRMKQKGLKIAKGIF
- the RALGDS gene encoding ral guanine nucleotide dissociation stimulator isoform X1 is translated as MIFLMLLEPHHDKTSTPEKMFDGSRKMRSLWDGVKLEVAGDSSPVVLSSFTQLDPDLPPLESSAQEIGEELDDGVIYSISLRKVQLHHTANKGQRWLGVSRVPSPMGTAEGGLAGPRDTTFENETALSLYETCKVRTIKAGTLEKLVEYLVSAFKGNDSTYVTIFLCTYRAFATTKQVLDLLLNKFGRLHPQLNGEHSHNTIDDRLELKNTISSILGAWLDQYSEDFRQAPDYVCLKQLIAYVRHNIPGSDLERRARNLLSQFQRQQISELEQDVVDHTSCTFRLVEESALLEGKQDFLSFRQDMVAEQFTVMDADLFKKVVPYHCLGCIWSQRDKKGKEHLAPTIRATVSQFNSVTNCVISTCLSDRSLKPQQRAKVVERWIDVARECRILKNFSSLRAILSALQCNAIHRLKKTWDEVSRESLRTFTELSEIFSDENNHSLSRELLIKEGTSKFATLDINPKRAQKRHQQQREMGVMQGTIPYLGTFLTDLVMLDTAMKDYLEGGLINFEKRRKEFEVIAQIKLLQSACNNYSFIPEEAFVEWFHSVERLTEAESYSLSCEIEPLSESASNTLKAKKNTGIIKRWSDRQPPSSEPCASVSSHSKSFDQLKSSPLLCGSDATDSVSVTSAGSSSSDVEEINISFVPESPDCQEKKVREEQPKDPAAQATERCAPLGFWESTSLSSLDTSGIGSGSSSASSSSVSSTPVSASRTHKRSVSGISSYSSLSLPLYNQQIDDCCIIRVSLDVDNGNMYKSILVTSQDKTPVVIRKAMAKHNLDGERAEDYELVQIISEERELKIPDNANVFYAMNSGANYDFILKRRGFSKGVKIKHGSSSTLPRMKQKGLKIAKGIF
- the RALGDS gene encoding ral guanine nucleotide dissociation stimulator isoform X3, whose amino-acid sequence is MIFLMLLEPHHDKTSTPEKMFDGSRKMRSLWDGVKLEVAGDSSPVVLSSFTQLDPDLPPLESSAQEIGEELDDGVIYSISLRKVQLHHTANKGQRWLGFENETALSLYETCKVRTIKAGTLEKLVEYLVSAFKGNDSTYVTIFLCTYRAFATTKQVLDLLLNKFGRLHPQLNGEHSHNTIDDRLELKNTISSILGAWLDQYSEDFRQAPDYVCLKQLIAYVRHNIPGSDLERRARNLLSQFQRQQISELEQDVVDHTSCTFRLVEESALLEGKQDFLSFRQDMVAEQFTVMDADLFKKVVPYHCLGCIWSQRDKKGKEHLAPTIRATVSQFNSVTNCVISTCLSDRSLKPQQRAKVVERWIDVARECRILKNFSSLRAILSALQCNAIHRLKKTWDEVSRESLRTFTELSEIFSDENNHSLSRELLIKEGTSKFATLDINPKRAQKRHQQQREMGVMQGTIPYLGTFLTDLVMLDTAMKDYLEGGLINFEKRRKEFEVIAQIKLLQSACNNYSFIPEEAFVEWFHSVERLTEAESYSLSCEIEPLSESASNTLKAKKNTGIIKRWSDRQPPSSEPCASVSSHSKSFDQLKSSPLLCGSDATDSVSVTSAGSSSSDVEEINISFVPESPDCQEKKVREEQPKDPAAQATERCAPLGFWESTSLSSLDTSGIGSGSSSASSSSVSSTPVSASRTHKRSVSGISSYSSLSLPLYNQQIDDCCIIRVSLDVDNGNMYKSILVTSQDKTPVVIRKAMAKHNLDGERAEDYELVQIISEERELKIPDNANVFYAMNSGANYDFILKRRGFSKGVKIKHGSSSTLPRMKQKGLKIAKGIF
- the RALGDS gene encoding ral guanine nucleotide dissociation stimulator isoform X8; this translates as MEQKAAFTLQKALLQPVKMCMLDMPLLLDQESSAQEIGEELDDGVIYSISLRKVQLHHTANKGQRWLGFENETALSLYETCKVRTIKAGTLEKLVEYLVSAFKGNDSTYVTIFLCTYRAFATTKQVLDLLLNKFGRLHPQLNGEHSHNTIDDRLELKNTISSILGAWLDQYSEDFRQAPDYVCLKQLIAYVRHNIPGSDLERRARNLLSQFQRQQISELEQDVVDHTSCTFRLVEESALLEGKQDFLSFRQDMVAEQFTVMDADLFKKVVPYHCLGCIWSQRDKKGKEHLAPTIRATVSQFNSVTNCVISTCLSDRSLKPQQRAKVVERWIDVARECRILKNFSSLRAILSALQCNAIHRLKKTWDEVSRESLRTFTELSEIFSDENNHSLSRELLIKEGTSKFATLDINPKRAQKRHQQQREMGVMQGTIPYLGTFLTDLVMLDTAMKDYLEGGLINFEKRRKEFEVIAQIKLLQSACNNYSFIPEEAFVEWFHSVERLTEAESYSLSCEIEPLSESASNTLKAKKNTGIIKRWSDRQPPSSEPCASVSSHSKSFDQLKSSPLLCGSDATDSVSVTSAGSSSSDVEEINISFVPESPDCQEKKVREEQPKDPAAQATERCAPLGFWESTSLSSLDTSGIGSGSSSASSSSVSSTPVSASRTHKRSVSGISSYSSLSLPLYNQQIDDCCIIRVSLDVDNGNMYKSILVTSQDKTPVVIRKAMAKHNLDGERAEDYELVQIISEERELKIPDNANVFYAMNSGANYDFILKRRGFSKGVKIKHGSSSTLPRMKQKGLKIAKGIF
- the RALGDS gene encoding ral guanine nucleotide dissociation stimulator isoform X11, coding for MKSSAQEIGEELDDGVIYSISLRKVQLHHTANKGQRWLGFENETALSLYETCKVRTIKAGTLEKLVEYLVSAFKGNDSTYVTIFLCTYRAFATTKQVLDLLLNKFGRLHPQLNGEHSHNTIDDRLELKNTISSILGAWLDQYSEDFRQAPDYVCLKQLIAYVRHNIPGSDLERRARNLLSQFQRQQISELEQDVVDHTSCTFRLVEESALLEGKQDFLSFRQDMVAEQFTVMDADLFKKVVPYHCLGCIWSQRDKKGKEHLAPTIRATVSQFNSVTNCVISTCLSDRSLKPQQRAKVVERWIDVARECRILKNFSSLRAILSALQCNAIHRLKKTWDEVSRESLRTFTELSEIFSDENNHSLSRELLIKEGTSKFATLDINPKRAQKRHQQQREMGVMQGTIPYLGTFLTDLVMLDTAMKDYLEGGLINFEKRRKEFEVIAQIKLLQSACNNYSFIPEEAFVEWFHSVERLTEAESYSLSCEIEPLSESASNTLKAKKNTGIIKRWSDRQPPSSEPCASVSSHSKSFDQLKSSPLLCGSDATDSVSVTSAGSSSSDVEEINISFVPESPDCQEKKVREEQPKDPAAQATERCAPLGFWESTSLSSLDTSGIGSGSSSASSSSVSSTPVSASRTHKRSVSGISSYSSLSLPLYNQQIDDCCIIRVSLDVDNGNMYKSILVTSQDKTPVVIRKAMAKHNLDGERAEDYELVQIISEERELKIPDNANVFYAMNSGANYDFILKRRGFSKGVKIKHGSSSTLPRMKQKGLKIAKGIF
- the RALGDS gene encoding ral guanine nucleotide dissociation stimulator isoform X7, which codes for MAGRYLHNSQQSSAQEIGEELDDGVIYSISLRKVQLHHTANKGQRWLGVSRVPSPMGTAEGGLAGPRDTTFENETALSLYETCKVRTIKAGTLEKLVEYLVSAFKGNDSTYVTIFLCTYRAFATTKQVLDLLLNKFGRLHPQLNGEHSHNTIDDRLELKNTISSILGAWLDQYSEDFRQAPDYVCLKQLIAYVRHNIPGSDLERRARNLLSQFQRQQISELEQDVVDHTSCTFRLVEESALLEGKQDFLSFRQDMVAEQFTVMDADLFKKVVPYHCLGCIWSQRDKKGKEHLAPTIRATVSQFNSVTNCVISTCLSDRSLKPQQRAKVVERWIDVARECRILKNFSSLRAILSALQCNAIHRLKKTWDEVSRESLRTFTELSEIFSDENNHSLSRELLIKEGTSKFATLDINPKRAQKRHQQQREMGVMQGTIPYLGTFLTDLVMLDTAMKDYLEGGLINFEKRRKEFEVIAQIKLLQSACNNYSFIPEEAFVEWFHSVERLTEAESYSLSCEIEPLSESASNTLKAKKNTGIIKRWSDRQPPSSEPCASVSSHSKSFDQLKSSPLLCGSDATDSVSVTSAGSSSSDVEEINISFVPESPDCQEKKVREEQPKDPAAQATERCAPLGFWESTSLSSLDTSGIGSGSSSASSSSVSSTPVSASRTHKRSVSGISSYSSLSLPLYNQQIDDCCIIRVSLDVDNGNMYKSILVTSQDKTPVVIRKAMAKHNLDGERAEDYELVQIISEERELKIPDNANVFYAMNSGANYDFILKRRGFSKGVKIKHGSSSTLPRMKQKGLKIAKGIF